One genomic segment of Ricinus communis isolate WT05 ecotype wild-type chromosome 5, ASM1957865v1, whole genome shotgun sequence includes these proteins:
- the LOC8263700 gene encoding pentatricopeptide repeat-containing protein At2g45350, chloroplastic isoform X2 — protein MYPKQAIWVVRLGTTFGAILSPRLVQMRLTETYKTLLGWHLGSIEDAFLLVCADIGSLKEGQKAHACVVKFGFEFDAYVRNSLLHMYSACGRVLDARLLFESGFVLDLVSWNSMIIGYVKNGDIGLARELFDEMPERDAFSWNSMISGYVGAGDVEAAKKLFDNMPSRDVVSWNCMIDGYAKIRNVSVARWLFNQMPFRNIVSWNIMLALYLKCKNYGECLKLFDRMIEERELRPNKASLMSVLTACANFRRLDLGKWIHSYIKDNEVESDELLSTALLTMYAKCGMMDFARHIFTKMPHKSVVSWNSMIMGYAINGHAEKALETFLEMEKSSMMPNAATFVSVLSACSHAELLLEGWWYFDLMQRKYKIEPKVEHCGCMVDLLRQAGMEEQLEELLREVHLGTEHTLFEAFLCACKTCKYPELGESVAKLLIKMYPQDITPHVLLSNIYAGAGKWDEVEKMRKIINKKGLGKEILSTLINLGEFGQKLS, from the exons ATGTATCCGAAGCAAGCAATTTGGGTTGTCAGACTCGGTACTACGTTTGGTGCAATTCTCTCGCCACGTCTGGTTCAAATGCGACt GACAGAAACTTATAAAACACTTCTTGGTTGGCACTTAGGCTCAATTGAGGATGCATTTCTTTTG GTTTGTGCTGATATTGGGTCTTTGAAAGAAGGCCAAAAGGCTCATGCTTGTGTAGTGAAATTTGGGTTTGAGTTTGATGCTTATGTTAGGAACTCTCTTTTGCATATGTACTCTGCTTGTGGGAGGGTTTTGGATGCACGTCTGTTGTTTGAGAGCGGATTTGTGTTGGATTTGGTTAGTTGGAATTCTATGATTATTGGGTATGTGAAGAATGGAGATATTGGTCTTGCACGTGAGCTTTTCGATGAGATGCCTGAGAGAGATGCTTTCAGTTGGAACTCAATGATTTCTGGGTATGTTGGGGCAGGAGACGTGGAGGCTGCCAAAAAACTGTTTGATAATATGCCATCTAGAGATGTTGTATCTTGGAATTGTATGATTGATGGATATGCCAAGATAAGAAATGTTTCAGTGGCTCGTTGGTTATTCAATCAGATGCCGTTCAGGAATATTGTTTCTTGGAATATCATGTTGGCTCTATATTTGAAATGCAAGAATTATGGTGAATGCTTGAAACTGTTTGATAGGATGATAGAAGAAAGAGAGTTAAGGCCAAATAAGGCTTCTCTTATGAGTGTTTTGACTGCATGTGCGAATTTTAGAAGGCTTGATCTGGGCAAATGGATCCACTCTTATATTAAAGATAATGAGGTTGAATCTGATGAGTTACTTTCAACTGCTCTATTGACAATGTACGCAAAATGTGGaatgatggattttgctcGACATATTTTTACTAAGATGCCTCACAAAAGTGTTGTATCATGGAATTCTATGATCATGGGATATGCTATAAATGGACATGCAGAGAAAGCCCTGGAGACGTTCTTGGAGATGGAGAAGAGTAGTATGATGCCAAATGCAGCTACTTTTGTGAGTGTTTTATCTGCTTGTTCACATGCAGAACTACTCTTAGAGGGTTGGTGGTACTTTGATCTaatgcaaagaaaatataagattGAACCAAAGGTTGAGCACTGTGGTTGCATGGTTGATCTCCTTAGACAAGCCGGTATGGAGGAACAGCTGGAAGAACTTCTAAGAGAAGTGCACTTGGGGACAGAACATACTTTATTTGAAGCTTTTCTATGTGCTTGTAAAACATGCAAATATCCAGAGCTTGGAGAGAGTGTGGCGAAGCTACTAATCAAGATGTATCCACAGGATATTACGCCCCATGTGCTGTTATCAAACATATATGCTGGTGCAGGAAAGTGGGATGAAGTagaaaaaatgagaaagataataaataaaaaaggattaggaaaagaaattttatctACCCTGATTAACCTTGGAGAGTTTGGTCAGAAGCTGTCCTAG
- the LOC8263700 gene encoding pentatricopeptide repeat-containing protein At1g08070, chloroplastic isoform X1 yields the protein MNKMTVNFSRSSLALNKFIKSQKNLSEPSPKLFPNDPKPTQITPTLDPKVLVLDLNHQLLQKLELSCINIKQFNQIHTQLIVLGLFQHPLAAGRYIKKLCNTYFNLLSHCVYLYDYIEQPDAFICNTIIRCFVSLNNDPFGALRFYYDKMIAKWVLPNRYTFPLLVKVCADIGSLKEGQKAHACVVKFGFEFDAYVRNSLLHMYSACGRVLDARLLFESGFVLDLVSWNSMIIGYVKNGDIGLARELFDEMPERDAFSWNSMISGYVGAGDVEAAKKLFDNMPSRDVVSWNCMIDGYAKIRNVSVARWLFNQMPFRNIVSWNIMLALYLKCKNYGECLKLFDRMIEERELRPNKASLMSVLTACANFRRLDLGKWIHSYIKDNEVESDELLSTALLTMYAKCGMMDFARHIFTKMPHKSVVSWNSMIMGYAINGHAEKALETFLEMEKSSMMPNAATFVSVLSACSHAELLLEGWWYFDLMQRKYKIEPKVEHCGCMVDLLRQAGMEEQLEELLREVHLGTEHTLFEAFLCACKTCKYPELGESVAKLLIKMYPQDITPHVLLSNIYAGAGKWDEVEKMRKIINKKGLGKEILSTLINLGEFGQKLS from the coding sequence atgaataaaatgacTGTTAATTTCTCCAGATCATCCCTTGCTCTCAACAAGTTCATCAAATCCCAGAAAAACCTCTCTGAACCATCACCAAAATTGTTTCCTAATGATCCCAAACCAACCCAGATAACACCTACACTGGACCCAAAAGTGCTTGTGCTAGATCTTAACCATCAGCTTTTGCAAAAATTAGAACTTTCTTGCattaatattaaacaattCAATCAAATCCATACTCAACTTATAGTTTTGGGCCTCTTTCAACACCCTCTTGCTGCTGGTCGCTACATAAAGAAGCTTTGCAACACttatttcaatttactttCTCATTGTGTTTATTTGTATGATTACATTGAACAGCCTGATGCTTTTATCTGTAATACTATAATCAGATGTTTTGTGAGTTTAAATAACGACCCTTTTGGTGCTTTGAGATTTTACTATGATAAAATGATTGCTAAGTGGGTTTTGCCTAATCGTTACACATTTCCACTTCTTGTTAAGGTTTGTGCTGATATTGGGTCTTTGAAAGAAGGCCAAAAGGCTCATGCTTGTGTAGTGAAATTTGGGTTTGAGTTTGATGCTTATGTTAGGAACTCTCTTTTGCATATGTACTCTGCTTGTGGGAGGGTTTTGGATGCACGTCTGTTGTTTGAGAGCGGATTTGTGTTGGATTTGGTTAGTTGGAATTCTATGATTATTGGGTATGTGAAGAATGGAGATATTGGTCTTGCACGTGAGCTTTTCGATGAGATGCCTGAGAGAGATGCTTTCAGTTGGAACTCAATGATTTCTGGGTATGTTGGGGCAGGAGACGTGGAGGCTGCCAAAAAACTGTTTGATAATATGCCATCTAGAGATGTTGTATCTTGGAATTGTATGATTGATGGATATGCCAAGATAAGAAATGTTTCAGTGGCTCGTTGGTTATTCAATCAGATGCCGTTCAGGAATATTGTTTCTTGGAATATCATGTTGGCTCTATATTTGAAATGCAAGAATTATGGTGAATGCTTGAAACTGTTTGATAGGATGATAGAAGAAAGAGAGTTAAGGCCAAATAAGGCTTCTCTTATGAGTGTTTTGACTGCATGTGCGAATTTTAGAAGGCTTGATCTGGGCAAATGGATCCACTCTTATATTAAAGATAATGAGGTTGAATCTGATGAGTTACTTTCAACTGCTCTATTGACAATGTACGCAAAATGTGGaatgatggattttgctcGACATATTTTTACTAAGATGCCTCACAAAAGTGTTGTATCATGGAATTCTATGATCATGGGATATGCTATAAATGGACATGCAGAGAAAGCCCTGGAGACGTTCTTGGAGATGGAGAAGAGTAGTATGATGCCAAATGCAGCTACTTTTGTGAGTGTTTTATCTGCTTGTTCACATGCAGAACTACTCTTAGAGGGTTGGTGGTACTTTGATCTaatgcaaagaaaatataagattGAACCAAAGGTTGAGCACTGTGGTTGCATGGTTGATCTCCTTAGACAAGCCGGTATGGAGGAACAGCTGGAAGAACTTCTAAGAGAAGTGCACTTGGGGACAGAACATACTTTATTTGAAGCTTTTCTATGTGCTTGTAAAACATGCAAATATCCAGAGCTTGGAGAGAGTGTGGCGAAGCTACTAATCAAGATGTATCCACAGGATATTACGCCCCATGTGCTGTTATCAAACATATATGCTGGTGCAGGAAAGTGGGATGAAGTagaaaaaatgagaaagataataaataaaaaaggattaggaaaagaaattttatctACCCTGATTAACCTTGGAGAGTTTGGTCAGAAGCTGTCCTAG
- the LOC8263701 gene encoding expansin-like B1: MHCQTHLLSFHSLCSEYQIMAPSLRPLLLLFATLLFLQTLAEAATCSDCFTHSQAAYYPNSDEQGTDRGACGFGSFGATINGGDVSAASNLYRDGVGCGSCYQVRCINSNYCTDKGVVITITDQGSSGNADFILSRRAFGRMAQTTDAAASLLSLGVVDVEYRRVSCSYPNKNITIKIDENSNYPYYLAFVIWFQQGKQDITAVQLCETQNFVCKLLDRSYGAVWTTTSPPSGPLSLRMLFSGEDGDETWVVPVNNIPQDWKAGETYDTGVQVNV; the protein is encoded by the exons ATGCACTGCCAAACTCACCTTCTTtcctttcattctctttgCTCCGAATATCAAATAATGGCTCCCTCTCTTCGGCCTCTCTTGCTTCTTTTTGCAACTTTGCTCTTTCTGCAGACTTTAGCAGAGGCTGCAACATGTAGTGACTGTTTCACTCATTCTCAAGCGGCCTACTATCCAAATTCTGATGAACAAGGAACAGACA GAGGTGCTTGTGGATTTGGTTCATTTGGAGCAACAATAAATGGTGGAGATGTATCAGCTGCATCGAACCTCTACCGTGATGGTGTAGGATGTGGCTCCTGCTATCAG GTGAGGTGCATCAACAGTAATTATTGCACAGACAAAGGAGTAGTTATTACAATTACTGACCAAGGCTCTAGTGGTAACGCTGACTTTATTCTCAGCAGACGAGCCTTTGGTCGGATGGCTCAAACAACAGATGCAGCTGCATCACTCTTATCACTTGGAGTAGTTGATGTTGAATATAGACG TGTTTCATGCAGCTATCCTAACAAgaatataacaataaaaattgatgAGAATAGCAACTATCCTTATTACTTGGCTTTCGTCATCTGGTTTCAACAAGGGAAGCAGGATATTACTGCTGTGCAGCTATGCGAG ACTCAAAATTTTGTCTGCAAGCTTTTGGACCGGAGTTATGGAGCAGTGTGGACAACTACATCTCCCCCAAGCGGACCATTGTCACTGAGGATGCTATTCAGTGGTGAGGATGGAGATGAGACATGGGTTGTTCCTGTCAACAACATACCCCAAGATTGGAAAGCTGGAGAAACATATGATACAGGGGTACAAGTGAATGTATAG
- the LOC8263702 gene encoding expansin-like B1 codes for MAPSLWSLLLLLATLLFMQTLAEAATCSDCFSQSRAAHYPNSDDQGTVSGACGFGSFGATVNGGDVSAASNLYRDGVGCGACYQVRCTDSYYCTDKGVNVVITDSGSSHDTDFILSRQAFGRMAQTADAAASLLSLGVIDIEYRRISCSYPNKNVTVKIDESSNYPHYLAFVLWYQQGKRDITAVQLCETQNFVCKLLDRSYGAVWTTTSPPSGPLSLRMLFSGDDGEETWVVPVNDIPNDWKAGETYDTGVQVNV; via the exons ATGGCTCCCTCTCTTTGGTCCCTTCTGCTCCTTTTGGCAACTCTTCTCTTTATGCAGACTCTGGCAGAGGCTGCAACATGTAGTGACTGTTTCAGTCAGTCACGAGCTGCTCACTACCCAAATTCTGATGACCAAGGAACAGTCT CTGGTGCGTGTGGATTTGGTTCATTTGGAGCAACAGTAAATGGTGGGGATGTCTCAGCTGCATCTAATCTCTACCGTGATGGTGTCGGATGTGGTGCTTGCTATCAG GTGAGATGCACCGATAGTTACTATTGCACAGACAAAGGAGTAAACGTTGTTATAACTGACAGTGGCTCCAGTCATGACACAGACTTTATTCTCAGCAGACAAGCCTTTGGTCGGATGGCTCAAACGGCAGACGCTGCTGCTTCTCTATTATCCCTTGGAGTAATTGATATTGAATACAGGCG TATTTCATGTAGCTATCCGAACAAAAATGTGACAGTCAAAATTGATGAGAGCAGCAACTACCCTCATTATTTGGCTTTTGTCTTGTGGTATCAACAAGGAAAGAGGGATATTACTGCTGTGCAGCTGTGTGAG ACTCAAAACTTTGTGTGCAAGCTCTTGGATCGGAGTTATGGTGCAGTATGGACGACCACATCTCCCCCAAGTGGACCATTGTCGCTGAGGATGCTGTTCAGTGGTGATGATGGGGAAGAGACATGGGTTGTTCCTGTCAACGATATACCCAATGACTGGAAAGCTGGAGAAACTTATGATACAGGAGTCCAAGTGAACGTATAA
- the LOC8263703 gene encoding haloacid dehalogenase-like hydrolase domain-containing protein Sgpp: protein MTVSSGENSADTKSSLSRLAPLQAVLFDVDGTLCDSDPLHHYAFREMLQEINFNGGVPITEEFFIQNIAGKHNDEIALRLFPDDFQRGLKFTVDKEAMFRKLASEQLTAINGLYKLKKWIEDRGLKRAAVTNAPRPNAELMISKLGLADFFDAVIIGDECVHAKPHPEPYLKALEVLKVSKDHTFIFEDSVSGIKAGVAAGMPVVGLSTRNPEDVLMEAKPTFLIKDYEDPKLWAALEEVDRKEGAGVAAP, encoded by the exons ATGACAGTTTCATCTGGTGAAAACTCTGCCGATAC TAAAAGTTCTCTTTCCAGACTTGCTCCACTACAGGCAGTATTATTTGACGTTGATGGAACTCTATGCGATTCAGATCCCCTCCACCATTATGCCTTTCGTGAAATGCTTCAAGAG ATAAATTTCAATGGTGGTGTTCCAATCACAGAGGAATTCTTTATCCAGAATATAGCTGGCAAACATAATGATGAAATTGCTTTGCGCCTCTTTCCTGATGATTTTCAACGAGGGCTAAAGTTCACGGTTGATAAGGAAGCCATGTTTCGGAA GTTGGCCTCTGAACAACTGACAGCTATTAATGGATTATATAAATTGAAGAAATGGATCGAAGACCGTGGATTGAAGCGGGCTGCAGTTACTAATGCTCCAAGACCTAATGCAGAGCTCATGATTTCAAAACTTGGGCTTGCAGATTTCTTCGATGCAGTCATCATTGGAGATGAATGCGTACATGCTAAACCACATCCGGAACCCTATCTGAAGGCTCTTGAAGTACTGAAAGTGTCAAAGGATCACACCTTCATATTCGAG GATTCTGTTTCTGGGATAAAAGCTGGAGTGGCAGCTGGTATGCCGGTGGTTGGTCTAAGTACCAGAAATCCTGAGGATGTACTGATGGAAGCAAAGCCCACATTTCTTATAAAGGATTATGAAGATCCAAAACTGTGGGCAGCTCTAGAAGAGGTTGATAGAAAGGAAGGTGCTGGAGTAGCTGCTCCTTGA
- the LOC8263705 gene encoding phragmoplastin DRP1C isoform X1 yields MAAMESLIGLVNRIQRACTVLGDYGADTASLPTLWESLPSVAVVGGQSSGKSSVLESIVGRDFLPRGSGIVTRRPLVLQLHKTAIGIQEYAEFLHLPNKRIADFSLVRKEMQDETDKMTGKSKQISSVPIHLSIYSPHVVNLTLIDLPGLTKVAVEGQPESIVKDIENMVRSYVEKPNCLILAITPANQDIATSDAIKLSREVDPAGERTFGVLTKLDLMDKGTNALDILEGRAYPLQRPWVGIVNRSQADINKNVDMIAARRKEREFFASSPDYRHLAGRMGAEYLAKLLSKHLESVIKSRISGITSLVNRSIDELEAELDHLGRPVAIDAGAQLYTVLELCRAFDRVFKEHLDGGYCIRPFFLSSSFGLFYLLCSEHDLMIKKVYNSLLVSCCFPVLHLRRPGGDRIYGVFNHQLPSALRKLPFDRHLSPQNIRKVVSEADGYQPHLIAPEQGYRRLIDGAISYFKAPAENSVDAVHFILKELVRRSVGETQELKRFPTLQAEIAIAASDALERFREDSRKTTLRLVDMESSYLTVDFFRKIPMEMEKVGNPIANNADRYTEGHFRRIGSNVSSYVGMVSEALRISIPKAVVHCQVREAKRSLLDHFYTQIGRKEAKQLAQLLDEDPALMERRQECAKRLELYKSARDEIDSVSWAR; encoded by the exons ATGGCCGCCATGGAGAGCTTGATCGGCCTTGTCAACAGAATACAGAGGGCTTGCACCGTCCTCGGTGACTATGGTGCCGATACTGCTTCTTTGCCTACTCTTTGGGAGTCGCTTCCCTCTGTTGCCGTCGTTGGCGGCCAG AGTTCTGGAAAGTCATCGGTTCTGGAGAGCATTGTTGGTCGAGATTTTCTTCCTAGAGGATCAG GAATTGTGACAAGGCGGCCTTTAGTGTTGCAACTGCACAAGACAGCAATAGGGATACAGGAGTATGCAGAGTTTCTTCACTTgccaaataaaagaattgcaGATTTCT CCCTGGTTCGAAAGGAAATGCAAGATGAAACTGATAAAATGACTGGCAAGTCAAAACAGATTTCTTCCGTTCCTATTCATCTCAGTATCTACTCTCCACATG TTGTCAATTTGACATTGATAGATTTGCCTGGTCTAACCAAGGTTGCTGTCG AGGGACAGCCAGAGAGCATTGTTAAGGACATTGAAAATATGGTTCGTTCATATGTTGAAAAG CCAAATTGCCTTATTCTGGCCATAACTCCAGCCAATCAAGATATTGCAACATCTGATGCTATCAAACTCTCCAGAGAAGTTGATCCGGCAG GTGAAAGAACCTTTGGTGTGTTGACAAAGCTTGACTTGATGGATAAGGGAACAAATGCTTTGGAT ATTCTTGAAGGAAGGGCTTATCCACTTCAACGCCCTTGGGTTGGAATTGTGAACCGCTCTCAAGCTGATATCAATAAGAATGTAGACATGATAGCTGCCAGGCGAAAGGAACGCGAGTTCTTTGCCTCTAGTCCTGATTACAGGCACCTTGCTGGCAGAATGGGTGCAGAATATCTTGCAAAACTTCTATCCAAG CATTTGGAGTCTGTAATCAAATCGCGCATATCAGGCATCACATCTTTAGTTAACAGAAGCATTGATGAACTTGAAGCGGAGTTGGACCACCTAGGTAGACCTGTTGCTATTGATGCTGGG GCACAGTTGTACACTGTCTTGGAGTTATGTCGTGCTTTTGACCGGGTATTCAAGGAGCATTTGGATGGAGGGTACTGCATCAgacctttctttctttcttcatctTTTGGG CTGTTTTACCTTCTTTGTTCTGAGCATGATTTGATGATTAAGAAAGTCTATAATAGCCTGTTAGTTTCCTGCTGCTTTCCTGTGTTACATCTTAGGCGACCTGGCGGAGATCGAATTTATGGAGTTTTCAATCACCAGCTCCCTTCTGCCTTGAGGAAACTTCCATTTGACCGACATTTATCTCcgcaaaatataagaaaagtgGTCTCAGAAGCAGATGGGTATCAACCTCATTTGATTGCACCTGAGCAAGGATATAGACGCCTTATTGATGGTGCTATTAGTTATTTCAAAGCACCAGCTGAAAATTCTGTAGATGCT GTTCACTTCATTTTGAAAGAACTTGTGAGGAGGTCAGTTGGAGAAACACAG GAGTTGAAGCGTTTTCCAACTCTTCAAGCTGAAATAGCAATTGCTGCCAGTGACGCACTGGAGAGGTTCCGTGAAGACAGTAGGAAGACTACTTTGAGGCTGGTGGACATGGAATCCTCATACCTGACTGTGGATTTCTTCAGGAAAATACCCATGGAGATGGAGAAGGTTGGAAACCCAATTGCCAACAATGCAGATCGGTACACAGAAGGCCATTTTCGCAGAATAGGATCCAACGTTTCCTCTTATGTTGGAATGGTGTCTGAGGCCCTCAGGATTTCTATTCCTAAGGCTGTGGTTCATTGTCAAGTCAGGGAGGCCAAGCGGTCTTTGCTGGATCACTTCTACACCCAAATAGGCAGAAAAGAg GCCAAGCAACTTGCACAATTGTTAGATGAAGATCCTGCCCTGATGGAAAGAAGGCAGGAATGTGCCAAGAGACTCGAGCTATACAAGTCAGCTAGAGATGAGATTGATTCGGTCTCATGGGCTAGATGA
- the LOC8263705 gene encoding phragmoplastin DRP1E isoform X2, with translation MAAMESLIGLVNRIQRACTVLGDYGADTASLPTLWESLPSVAVVGGQSSGKSSVLESIVGRDFLPRGSGIVTRRPLVLQLHKTAIGIQEYAEFLHLPNKRIADFSLVRKEMQDETDKMTGKSKQISSVPIHLSIYSPHVVNLTLIDLPGLTKVAVEGQPESIVKDIENMVRSYVEKPNCLILAITPANQDIATSDAIKLSREVDPAGERTFGVLTKLDLMDKGTNALDILEGRAYPLQRPWVGIVNRSQADINKNVDMIAARRKEREFFASSPDYRHLAGRMGAEYLAKLLSKHLESVIKSRISGITSLVNRSIDELEAELDHLGRPVAIDAGAQLYTVLELCRAFDRVFKEHLDGGRPGGDRIYGVFNHQLPSALRKLPFDRHLSPQNIRKVVSEADGYQPHLIAPEQGYRRLIDGAISYFKAPAENSVDAVHFILKELVRRSVGETQELKRFPTLQAEIAIAASDALERFREDSRKTTLRLVDMESSYLTVDFFRKIPMEMEKVGNPIANNADRYTEGHFRRIGSNVSSYVGMVSEALRISIPKAVVHCQVREAKRSLLDHFYTQIGRKEAKQLAQLLDEDPALMERRQECAKRLELYKSARDEIDSVSWAR, from the exons ATGGCCGCCATGGAGAGCTTGATCGGCCTTGTCAACAGAATACAGAGGGCTTGCACCGTCCTCGGTGACTATGGTGCCGATACTGCTTCTTTGCCTACTCTTTGGGAGTCGCTTCCCTCTGTTGCCGTCGTTGGCGGCCAG AGTTCTGGAAAGTCATCGGTTCTGGAGAGCATTGTTGGTCGAGATTTTCTTCCTAGAGGATCAG GAATTGTGACAAGGCGGCCTTTAGTGTTGCAACTGCACAAGACAGCAATAGGGATACAGGAGTATGCAGAGTTTCTTCACTTgccaaataaaagaattgcaGATTTCT CCCTGGTTCGAAAGGAAATGCAAGATGAAACTGATAAAATGACTGGCAAGTCAAAACAGATTTCTTCCGTTCCTATTCATCTCAGTATCTACTCTCCACATG TTGTCAATTTGACATTGATAGATTTGCCTGGTCTAACCAAGGTTGCTGTCG AGGGACAGCCAGAGAGCATTGTTAAGGACATTGAAAATATGGTTCGTTCATATGTTGAAAAG CCAAATTGCCTTATTCTGGCCATAACTCCAGCCAATCAAGATATTGCAACATCTGATGCTATCAAACTCTCCAGAGAAGTTGATCCGGCAG GTGAAAGAACCTTTGGTGTGTTGACAAAGCTTGACTTGATGGATAAGGGAACAAATGCTTTGGAT ATTCTTGAAGGAAGGGCTTATCCACTTCAACGCCCTTGGGTTGGAATTGTGAACCGCTCTCAAGCTGATATCAATAAGAATGTAGACATGATAGCTGCCAGGCGAAAGGAACGCGAGTTCTTTGCCTCTAGTCCTGATTACAGGCACCTTGCTGGCAGAATGGGTGCAGAATATCTTGCAAAACTTCTATCCAAG CATTTGGAGTCTGTAATCAAATCGCGCATATCAGGCATCACATCTTTAGTTAACAGAAGCATTGATGAACTTGAAGCGGAGTTGGACCACCTAGGTAGACCTGTTGCTATTGATGCTGGG GCACAGTTGTACACTGTCTTGGAGTTATGTCGTGCTTTTGACCGGGTATTCAAGGAGCATTTGGATGGAGG GCGACCTGGCGGAGATCGAATTTATGGAGTTTTCAATCACCAGCTCCCTTCTGCCTTGAGGAAACTTCCATTTGACCGACATTTATCTCcgcaaaatataagaaaagtgGTCTCAGAAGCAGATGGGTATCAACCTCATTTGATTGCACCTGAGCAAGGATATAGACGCCTTATTGATGGTGCTATTAGTTATTTCAAAGCACCAGCTGAAAATTCTGTAGATGCT GTTCACTTCATTTTGAAAGAACTTGTGAGGAGGTCAGTTGGAGAAACACAG GAGTTGAAGCGTTTTCCAACTCTTCAAGCTGAAATAGCAATTGCTGCCAGTGACGCACTGGAGAGGTTCCGTGAAGACAGTAGGAAGACTACTTTGAGGCTGGTGGACATGGAATCCTCATACCTGACTGTGGATTTCTTCAGGAAAATACCCATGGAGATGGAGAAGGTTGGAAACCCAATTGCCAACAATGCAGATCGGTACACAGAAGGCCATTTTCGCAGAATAGGATCCAACGTTTCCTCTTATGTTGGAATGGTGTCTGAGGCCCTCAGGATTTCTATTCCTAAGGCTGTGGTTCATTGTCAAGTCAGGGAGGCCAAGCGGTCTTTGCTGGATCACTTCTACACCCAAATAGGCAGAAAAGAg GCCAAGCAACTTGCACAATTGTTAGATGAAGATCCTGCCCTGATGGAAAGAAGGCAGGAATGTGCCAAGAGACTCGAGCTATACAAGTCAGCTAGAGATGAGATTGATTCGGTCTCATGGGCTAGATGA